The Bradyrhizobium diazoefficiens genome contains the following window.
CGGCTGGACCTCGGCGTCTGTCCTGGGCGTCCCGGCGGCAATCCTCGTCAGCGGCGCTGCCGTGGCGCTGGCTGCACGCTTCGTGTTCGCCGGCCTCGCGCGTGGCCGCGATGTCAGTGCCGGACGACGACGAGAGATCTCGCTGACGCACTGGCAGCGCACGGGCATACCGGGATTGCTGGGCCTCGCCGCCGCCATCGCAATCGGGTGGTGGACGATGGGCCAGGTGCCGGCCAAATTCGGCGTTCTCGGTGTCCTGGTGATCGCGCCCTGCCTCGCGATGGTGCTTGGCGGCATCAACGGGCTCTTGATCGTCGCCGGTCGGCTGCAGCCCTTCATCGCGACGCTCGCGATGATGGTCAGCGCACTCGGCATCGCGCGATTGACGGCCGGGTCCGACAATGCCGTGGTACCGGTCTACACCGGCACCAATGCGACCGAGGCCTTCGAGCTGCTGCGTTCGATGCTGTGGGGCGTGCTGCCTGTGCCAAGTGTCTTCTTCCTCGCGGCGATCTGCCTGTTCGGCGCGATCCTGCGCTTCACCACCTTCGGGCGCTATGCTTACGCGATCGGCGGCAACATCGAGGCCGCGAAGCTTTCCGGCATCAAGGTCGCGCAGGTGCAGCTCACGGCCTACCTGCTGTCGAGCCTTCTCGCGGGGATCGCCGGCGTGCTGTTCGTCGCGCAGTACCGCCAGGGCAAGCCCGACGCGGGCACCGGCCTCGAGCTCGACGCGATCGCCGCCGTCGTGATCGGCGGCACCAGCCTGATGGGCGGTCGCGGCGGCCTCGCCGGCACATTCGTTGGCGTCCTGATCTTCGGCCTGCTCTCCGACATTCTTCAGCTTCAGAACATCGACTCCAATGTCCAGCTCGTGATGAAGGGGCTGATCATCGTCTGCACCGTGCTGGTGCAGGAACAGAATCTCGGCCAGCTCGTCGCGCGATGGCGGTTCCGCCGATCGGGCGAAGCACAGGCCGATCCGAGAACGGCCGAACCCCATCGGCCGCCAAGCGCCGCAAAGGCAGAATTCGCAAGGGAGGATCTCGATGAAGCGTCGTGAATTCTTGAAGTTGTCGACCACCGCGGCGGGTGCCGCAATGACCATCTATCTGCCGGCCGGTTGGACGCCTGCAAGGGCCGCGGGCAGGTCGAAAGTCGGCTTCAGCCAGTGCACCACGCTGGAGCCGTGGCGCGTGCAGTTCAACAAGGACATCCAGGCCGAGGCGAAGAACCATCCGGATATCGACCTCATCATTACGGACGGCCAGGACAAGACCGAGAAGCAGGTCGCCGATTGCGACAATTTGATCGTACAGCAGGTCAACGTGCTCCTTGTCTCGCCCAAGGAATCGGCCGGCCTGACCGGCGTGGTCGAAAAGGCGATCGACGCCAAGATTCCCGTCATCGTGCTCGACCGCAACGTCGACACCAAGCGCATCACCCAGTTCATCGGTGGCGACAACGTTGCGATCGGCAAGGCGGCCGGCGAGCACGCGGTGAAGCTGCTCGGCGGTCCGGGCAAGGCGGCCGGCAACGTCGTCGAAATCTGGGGCGGCATGGGCA
Protein-coding sequences here:
- a CDS encoding ABC transporter permease, whose amino-acid sequence is MKALFRLLSRTKLYWGLLLICLIGAVVSPHTSSGHNIFLSYGNLTDVLRQVSITGLVATGMTMVILLGGIDLSVGSVMGFSTVICAMLLTKPGWTSASVLGVPAAILVSGAAVALAARFVFAGLARGRDVSAGRRREISLTHWQRTGIPGLLGLAAAIAIGWWTMGQVPAKFGVLGVLVIAPCLAMVLGGINGLLIVAGRLQPFIATLAMMVSALGIARLTAGSDNAVVPVYTGTNATEAFELLRSMLWGVLPVPSVFFLAAICLFGAILRFTTFGRYAYAIGGNIEAAKLSGIKVAQVQLTAYLLSSLLAGIAGVLFVAQYRQGKPDAGTGLELDAIAAVVIGGTSLMGGRGGLAGTFVGVLIFGLLSDILQLQNIDSNVQLVMKGLIIVCTVLVQEQNLGQLVARWRFRRSGEAQADPRTAEPHRPPSAAKAEFAREDLDEAS
- a CDS encoding substrate-binding domain-containing protein — protein: MTIYLPAGWTPARAAGRSKVGFSQCTTLEPWRVQFNKDIQAEAKNHPDIDLIITDGQDKTEKQVADCDNLIVQQVNVLLVSPKESAGLTGVVEKAIDAKIPVIVLDRNVDTKRITQFIGGDNVAIGKAAGEHAVKLLGGPGKAAGNVVEIWGGMGTQPAHDRHDGFHAFTDKEPGIKYLLNNQSGDWKQDKAYDIMTTALRNNEKIDMVYGHNDPMAYGAYLAAKDAGRDKDIKFIIGIDGLPDEGVTWVSKGQLTATFLYATPGAEGLRQAAKLLKGEKLKPVITLPTMLITKENASEILKKNG